The following proteins are encoded in a genomic region of Dokdonia donghaensis DSW-1:
- the murB gene encoding UDP-N-acetylmuramate dehydrogenase, with the protein MTVQENVSLKAYNTFGIDVNARFFASVSSVQQLQELLGDARYPEPFIIGGGSNMLLTQDVNRLVIHLDIKGISLVDDSFSENEVLLKVAGGENWHEFVLYCVAHNLGGVENLSLIPGNVGTSPVQNIGAYGVELKDTFYECEAVHRDTQEVRVFTLEDCAFGYRDSVFKNELKDAYVITAVTFKLTKSNHNINTDYGAIYDTLKAKKITVPTLKDVSDAVIAIRQSKLPDPKKIGNSGSFFKNPVISQTQFTQLRKVHTEIPFYPIGNEQIKVPAGWLIEQAGFKGKRFGDAGIHDRQALVLVNHGNATGQEVWAVAMKVQAAVEEKFGIKIVPEVNVI; encoded by the coding sequence ATGACAGTACAAGAAAACGTATCGCTTAAAGCATACAATACCTTTGGTATAGATGTAAACGCTCGCTTTTTTGCGAGCGTTTCTTCTGTACAGCAATTGCAGGAGTTGCTGGGAGATGCTAGATATCCTGAGCCTTTTATAATAGGTGGAGGTAGTAATATGCTACTCACGCAAGATGTAAATAGGCTTGTAATACATCTAGATATTAAAGGAATATCACTTGTAGATGATTCGTTTTCAGAAAACGAAGTGCTTCTCAAAGTTGCTGGTGGCGAAAACTGGCACGAGTTTGTACTCTATTGCGTAGCACATAACCTGGGCGGTGTAGAAAATCTATCGCTCATTCCTGGTAATGTAGGTACATCACCAGTGCAAAATATAGGTGCCTATGGTGTAGAGCTCAAAGATACCTTTTATGAGTGCGAGGCTGTACATAGAGACACTCAAGAGGTGAGGGTGTTTACGCTAGAAGATTGTGCTTTTGGTTATCGTGACTCGGTATTTAAAAATGAGCTTAAAGATGCCTATGTCATTACCGCTGTCACCTTTAAACTCACAAAGAGCAATCATAATATAAATACTGACTACGGCGCTATTTATGACACGCTTAAAGCGAAAAAAATCACAGTACCTACATTAAAAGACGTGTCAGATGCTGTTATAGCCATCAGGCAGTCTAAGCTTCCAGATCCTAAGAAAATAGGCAATAGTGGTTCCTTCTTTAAGAACCCAGTAATCTCACAAACACAGTTTACTCAACTTAGAAAAGTGCATACAGAAATCCCATTTTATCCCATAGGTAATGAGCAAATCAAGGTACCCGCTGGGTGGCTTATCGAGCAAGCAGGATTTAAGGGGAAACGTTTTGGCGATGCTGGTATACACGATAGGCAAGCTCTGGTACTCGTAAATCACGGTAATGCTACAGGTCAAGAAGTGTGGGCAGTTGCAATGAAAGTACAAGCGGCAGTAGAGGAGAAGTTTGGGATAAAGATTGTTCCAGAGGTGAATGTGATATAA
- a CDS encoding fasciclin domain-containing protein: MQILKNLSLLIIILLSITSYAQSDIIDLTVISKDHTTLVTALKAAGLISTLKEDGPYTIFAPTNEAFDKLPPKQLANLLTPENKATLASIISYHIVAQSLTETELINKINVENGSFTLQTVNGQQLVATLKDNKIVITDTTGHTSLLTKTGINGRNGIIHVVDTVLTPSN; encoded by the coding sequence ATGCAAATCTTAAAAAATCTCTCGCTACTTATAATCATCTTATTATCAATTACTAGCTATGCACAGTCTGATATTATAGACCTCACCGTCATCTCAAAAGACCACACAACACTCGTAACCGCACTAAAAGCTGCAGGACTCATATCTACACTTAAAGAAGATGGACCATATACTATATTTGCCCCTACTAATGAGGCGTTTGATAAACTACCTCCAAAACAACTTGCAAACCTTCTCACCCCAGAAAACAAAGCAACACTCGCATCTATTATATCATATCACATAGTTGCCCAATCACTAACCGAGACAGAACTAATAAATAAAATAAATGTAGAAAATGGCAGTTTTACATTACAGACAGTAAATGGCCAGCAACTCGTGGCTACCCTAAAGGATAATAAAATAGTAATCACAGATACAACAGGTCACACCTCGCTTCTCACTAAGACCGGTATCAATGGAAGAAATGGCATCATACACGTGGTAGACACCGTACTAACACCTAGTAACTAA
- a CDS encoding NRAMP family divalent metal transporter, translating to MKAVPFKKLGPGLLFAGAAIGVSHLVQSTRAGADFGFGLLWALILVNIIKYPFFQFGPRYASVTGNSLLVGYKKLGKPVLWVYFFLTLGTMFTIQTAVTIVTAGIAVQLFGISSDIAIWSVAITLLCAAILAIGKYRILDKLMKIIIITLTISTLFAVFFAFRESVITQGTGATTNLIQLLPTEGAAIAFLIAFMGWMPAPLDISIWHSLWTLEKGDRGEEAVRNSIFDFNVGYAGAVVLGVCFMTLGALVMYGSGETFSSKGGVFAGQLINMYTASLGDWATVLIGVAAFTTMFSTTLTTLDASPRALEATTALLGIGFKKKGYLFWLLVLILGTCGILFFLISEMGVLVKLATILSFLTAPFYAICNYLSFMDKEIPESHRLSPGMRVLSIVSIIALVGFSIWYVITLF from the coding sequence TTGAAAGCGGTGCCTTTTAAAAAGCTGGGCCCGGGTTTACTATTTGCCGGTGCCGCCATAGGTGTGTCTCACTTGGTACAAAGTACAAGAGCAGGAGCAGACTTTGGTTTTGGTCTTTTATGGGCACTCATACTTGTTAATATTATAAAATATCCATTTTTTCAGTTTGGGCCTCGTTATGCTTCTGTTACAGGTAATAGTTTACTTGTGGGGTATAAAAAACTAGGAAAACCTGTGCTCTGGGTGTATTTCTTCTTGACCTTAGGAACAATGTTTACTATACAAACAGCTGTGACGATTGTAACGGCAGGTATTGCTGTTCAGTTATTTGGTATATCTAGTGATATTGCTATTTGGAGTGTAGCAATTACATTGTTGTGTGCTGCTATATTAGCAATAGGTAAATACAGAATCTTAGATAAGTTGATGAAAATAATCATCATCACACTCACTATAAGTACACTGTTTGCGGTTTTTTTCGCTTTTCGCGAAAGCGTAATAACACAAGGTACAGGCGCTACGACAAATTTAATTCAACTGCTTCCCACCGAAGGTGCAGCAATTGCTTTTTTAATCGCCTTTATGGGGTGGATGCCGGCACCGCTAGACATCTCAATATGGCATTCTTTATGGACATTAGAAAAAGGAGATAGAGGAGAGGAGGCCGTGCGTAATTCTATTTTTGATTTTAATGTAGGGTATGCAGGTGCAGTGGTGCTGGGTGTTTGTTTTATGACGCTGGGAGCACTTGTAATGTATGGTAGTGGCGAGACCTTTTCATCAAAAGGTGGGGTTTTTGCCGGCCAGCTTATTAATATGTACACGGCAAGTCTAGGTGACTGGGCAACGGTGCTCATAGGTGTAGCTGCATTTACAACAATGTTTAGCACCACACTTACCACACTAGATGCGTCGCCTAGAGCACTTGAGGCAACAACAGCCTTGCTAGGTATAGGTTTTAAAAAGAAGGGATATCTATTCTGGCTTCTGGTTCTTATACTCGGCACCTGCGGAATATTGTTTTTCTTAATAAGTGAGATGGGGGTGCTGGTAAAGCTAGCAACGATACTTTCATTTCTTACCGCTCCATTTTATGCAATTTGTAATTACCTTTCTTTTATGGATAAAGAGATTCCTGAATCCCATAGATTATCTCCAGGTATGCGGGTGCTAAGTATAGTGAGTATTATAGCCTTAGTAGGTTTTAGTATTTGGTATGTGATTACCCTGTTTTAG
- the tgt gene encoding tRNA guanosine(34) transglycosylase Tgt produces the protein MQFDLLTTDPASKARAGKLTTDHGVIETPIFMPVGTVASVKGVHQRELREDINPDIILGNTYHLYLRPKMDILQRAGGLHKFMNWDRPILTDSGGYQVYSLSNRRKIKEEGVRFKSHVDGSMHLFTPENVMEIQRQIGADIMMAFDECTPYPCDYRYAKRSMHMTHRWLDRCINHFNKIPALYGHEQALFPIVQGSTYKDLRARSAEYIANAGAFGNAIGGLSVGEPAEEMYGMTEVVTAILPEEKPRYLMGVGTPINILENIALGVDMFDCVMPTRNARNGMLFTAHGSINIKNLKWEDDFSPIDEMGITWVDTEYSKAYLRHLFKCHELLGMQIATIHNLGFYMWLVREARKHILAGDFSTWKEKMVKQMDNRL, from the coding sequence ATGCAATTTGACTTACTTACTACAGATCCTGCTTCAAAAGCGAGAGCAGGAAAACTTACTACAGATCACGGCGTTATTGAGACACCTATTTTTATGCCCGTGGGTACCGTTGCTTCGGTAAAAGGGGTGCACCAGCGCGAGTTGAGAGAAGATATAAATCCAGACATTATTTTGGGTAATACGTATCACCTATACTTACGTCCTAAAATGGATATCTTACAGCGCGCAGGAGGATTACATAAATTTATGAACTGGGATCGACCTATCCTTACAGATAGTGGAGGGTATCAAGTATACTCACTTTCTAATAGGCGTAAGATTAAGGAAGAAGGAGTGCGTTTTAAGTCACACGTAGATGGGTCTATGCACCTTTTTACTCCAGAAAATGTGATGGAAATACAGCGCCAGATAGGTGCAGATATTATGATGGCCTTTGATGAGTGTACACCATACCCTTGTGATTATAGGTATGCAAAACGCTCTATGCATATGACTCATAGGTGGCTAGATCGTTGTATTAATCATTTTAATAAGATTCCTGCATTATATGGGCACGAGCAAGCACTCTTCCCTATAGTACAAGGAAGTACGTATAAAGATTTGCGTGCACGGTCTGCAGAGTATATTGCAAATGCTGGTGCTTTTGGAAATGCCATAGGTGGTCTTTCTGTAGGAGAGCCGGCAGAGGAGATGTATGGTATGACAGAGGTTGTGACGGCTATCTTACCTGAAGAAAAACCTAGATATCTTATGGGTGTAGGTACACCTATAAATATTTTGGAGAATATTGCGTTAGGTGTAGATATGTTTGACTGTGTGATGCCTACTCGTAATGCACGTAACGGTATGTTATTTACTGCGCACGGTAGTATTAACATTAAAAATCTAAAGTGGGAAGACGATTTTTCTCCTATAGATGAGATGGGTATTACGTGGGTAGATACAGAGTATAGTAAGGCTTACTTACGTCACTTGTTTAAGTGTCACGAGTTATTAGGTATGCAAATTGCTACTATACATAATTTAGGGTTTTATATGTGGCTCGTACGTGAGGCAAGAAAGCATATTTTAGCTGGAGATTTCTCAACTTGGAAAGAGAAAATGGTTAAACAAATGGATAATCGTTTGTAA
- a CDS encoding LptF/LptG family permease, translating into MKILDWYIVKRYIGTFVTMLVLFIPIGIIVNLAEKIDKILANEVPFGEVALYYLNFTIYFANLLFPLFLFLSVIWFTSKLANNTEVIAFLSSGVSFTRFLRPYLIGATVVCAGAFIMGTYLAPRANKGYNEFIFEYLKKKNNDRNTRDVYRQIDAGDYIYASSFNPRTKRGRNFTWEHFEGNKMTYKMSATQIRFNEEDTTYTLYGFKKRIIGEDGDVLIKQAKIDTTFAFDIDDLTPVEYIAETLNTPELREFIAKEKARGSSYISRYEVTLQKRYSLPVAAYILTIIAVAVSAMKRRGGMGVNLAFGIVLAFVFIFFDKVFGTLAEQSDFPPLVAVWTPNILFAILAAYLLQNAKR; encoded by the coding sequence TTGAAAATATTAGATTGGTATATCGTAAAGCGCTACATCGGGACATTTGTCACGATGCTCGTGCTGTTTATACCTATAGGTATTATCGTAAACCTTGCCGAAAAGATTGATAAGATTTTGGCAAACGAGGTGCCCTTTGGCGAAGTAGCCTTGTATTACTTGAATTTTACAATCTACTTTGCAAATCTGTTATTTCCATTATTTTTATTTCTCTCAGTAATTTGGTTTACTTCAAAGCTGGCAAATAATACAGAAGTCATCGCTTTTTTGAGTAGTGGAGTTTCCTTTACACGCTTCTTACGTCCTTATCTTATAGGTGCTACAGTAGTTTGTGCTGGAGCCTTTATAATGGGTACGTATCTCGCTCCAAGAGCAAATAAGGGCTATAACGAGTTTATCTTTGAGTACCTCAAAAAGAAAAATAACGATAGAAATACTAGAGATGTTTATAGACAGATAGACGCGGGTGATTATATCTACGCGAGTAGCTTTAACCCACGCACAAAACGTGGTCGTAACTTTACTTGGGAGCATTTTGAAGGTAATAAAATGACCTATAAGATGAGTGCGACTCAAATAAGGTTTAATGAAGAGGATACTACCTATACACTCTACGGTTTTAAAAAACGTATTATAGGTGAAGATGGAGATGTGCTTATAAAACAAGCAAAAATCGACACCACCTTTGCGTTTGATATAGATGATTTAACCCCTGTAGAGTATATAGCAGAAACACTTAACACGCCAGAGCTTAGAGAATTTATAGCAAAGGAGAAGGCAAGAGGATCTTCATATATAAGCCGTTATGAGGTAACGCTACAAAAACGTTACAGTCTACCTGTAGCCGCATACATACTCACAATTATAGCAGTAGCCGTAAGTGCAATGAAGCGTCGTGGGGGTATGGGTGTCAACCTCGCTTTTGGTATTGTGCTAGCGTTTGTATTTATATTTTTTGATAAAGTTTTCGGTACCCTAGCAGAGCAGTCAGACTTCCCGCCGCTGGTAGCAGTCTGGACGCCTAATATTCTATTTGCAATACTTGCAGCATACCTCCTTCAAAATGCAAAACGATAG
- a CDS encoding anti-sigma factor domain-containing protein, which translates to MSDRVSQFLESDLLERYLMGTTSPMESQEVEYFVAKFPEVKTTYNELQENLENYAASYAVDVPKDLRAKILKQTKAKPKRALPLLAIAACTIATLFGLVAIMIYNQNQELLEDRKFTSNLLENLNDDIVSNRQMLQSVEEQFMILNNTATQKYILKGNNRANRLEAVAYINEIEKRSYVHVNELPELPDEQVYQMWASVDGKLVPLDILKVTKDNLVEIPYEERMASINVTIEPKGGSKEATKANEVAAIKFDQEQQIPMP; encoded by the coding sequence ATGAGTGATAGAGTGTCACAATTTTTAGAAAGCGATTTGTTGGAGCGTTACCTTATGGGTACAACTTCACCTATGGAGTCTCAAGAGGTTGAGTACTTTGTAGCAAAGTTTCCTGAGGTAAAAACTACTTATAATGAGTTGCAAGAAAATTTAGAAAACTATGCAGCATCTTATGCTGTAGACGTGCCTAAAGATTTACGTGCAAAGATTTTAAAACAAACTAAGGCAAAGCCTAAACGTGCGCTGCCACTTCTGGCTATTGCAGCTTGTACTATAGCAACTCTTTTTGGACTTGTCGCAATAATGATTTATAATCAAAATCAAGAACTTCTAGAAGATAGAAAGTTTACTTCAAACTTGCTAGAAAATCTTAATGATGACATTGTTTCTAACAGGCAAATGTTACAATCTGTAGAGGAGCAGTTTATGATACTTAATAACACTGCAACTCAAAAATATATTCTTAAGGGTAATAATAGAGCAAACAGACTAGAAGCTGTGGCATACATAAATGAGATAGAAAAGAGATCATATGTGCACGTAAACGAGCTTCCAGAATTGCCAGATGAGCAGGTATACCAGATGTGGGCCTCTGTAGATGGTAAACTTGTGCCGTTAGATATCTTAAAAGTAACAAAAGATAACCTTGTAGAAATCCCTTATGAGGAGCGTATGGCAAGTATAAATGTCACTATAGAACCTAAAGGTGGTAGTAAAGAAGCAACCAAAGCAAATGAAGTTGCGGCCATAAAATTTGATCAAGAACAGCAAATACCTATGCCGTAA
- a CDS encoding pyridoxal phosphate-dependent aminotransferase, with protein sequence MPAISKKGLAMPQSPIRKLVPFAEGAKARGIKIHQLNIGQPDIKTPQVALDAVKNNDLEVLAYSHSAGFQSYRDKLASYYSNHGIDVSPEDIIISTGGSEALLFAMGSVTDPGDEIIIPEPFYANYNGFATASGVKVVPVISTLEEGFALPPISDFEKLISDKTKAIVICNPGNPTGYLYSEDEIRQLAELVKKHDLFLIADEVYREFAYDGHKHHSVMKQRDIDDHAIMIDSVSKRFSMCGARIGCIVSRNKELMSTAMKFAQARLSPPTFAQIASEAALDTPQSYFDDVIEEYVSRRNTLVAGLEAIPGVKVAKPKGAFYCIAELPVKNADAFAQWLLESFDLDGKTIMVAPAAGFYSSDNVGLNQVRIAYVLEENHLKEAVTILKAALEQYQD encoded by the coding sequence ATGCCAGCAATATCAAAGAAGGGGCTCGCAATGCCTCAATCGCCTATACGTAAACTCGTACCTTTTGCAGAAGGAGCAAAGGCTAGAGGAATAAAAATTCACCAACTTAACATCGGTCAGCCAGATATCAAGACGCCACAAGTAGCGCTAGATGCTGTAAAGAATAATGACCTTGAAGTTTTAGCATATAGTCACAGTGCAGGATTTCAGTCATACAGAGATAAGCTGGCTAGCTATTATAGCAATCACGGTATAGATGTATCGCCAGAAGATATTATCATTTCTACCGGAGGATCTGAAGCCTTATTATTTGCAATGGGATCTGTTACAGATCCAGGAGATGAGATCATCATACCAGAGCCTTTTTATGCAAACTACAATGGGTTTGCAACGGCGAGTGGTGTTAAGGTTGTACCTGTAATATCTACACTAGAAGAGGGATTTGCTTTGCCTCCTATATCAGATTTTGAGAAGTTAATCTCCGATAAAACAAAGGCTATCGTTATCTGTAATCCGGGTAACCCTACTGGATATTTATACTCAGAAGATGAGATACGCCAGCTTGCAGAGCTTGTAAAGAAGCACGACCTATTCCTCATTGCAGATGAGGTATATCGTGAGTTTGCTTACGACGGTCACAAGCATCACTCAGTGATGAAGCAGCGTGATATAGATGATCACGCTATTATGATAGACTCTGTTTCAAAACGTTTCTCGATGTGTGGCGCTCGTATCGGGTGTATTGTAAGTCGCAATAAAGAACTTATGAGCACAGCGATGAAGTTTGCACAAGCACGTTTAAGTCCTCCTACATTTGCACAAATCGCATCTGAGGCTGCACTAGACACACCTCAATCATACTTTGATGATGTGATTGAAGAGTATGTATCTAGAAGAAATACACTTGTAGCAGGACTAGAGGCAATACCTGGAGTAAAAGTAGCAAAGCCTAAAGGTGCTTTTTACTGTATTGCAGAGCTACCTGTAAAAAATGCAGATGCTTTTGCACAGTGGTTACTAGAGTCTTTTGACCTTGATGGAAAAACCATTATGGTTGCACCAGCAGCAGGTTTTTACAGCAGTGATAACGTAGGTCTTAATCAAGTGCGTATTGCTTATGTGCTAGAAGAAAACCATCTTAAAGAAGCAGTTACTATTCTTAAAGCTGCGTTAGAACAATACCAAGATTAA
- a CDS encoding glycosyltransferase, whose translation MEQFYPALFYTLIGVTFVNVAFYVFYWLFAFAKAFQKPNKSLPPVSVIICAKNESQNLQKNVSFILEQDYPEFEIILINDASSDDTEEVMEAYALAHKNVHQVNVVNNEAFWGNKKYALTLGIKRATHAHMVFTDADCVPASPQWLRHMAGSFVAKKEIVLGYGAYEKIKGSFINKLIRFETLMTAIQYFTYAKAGRPYMGVGRNLAYTAAIFYEQKGFISHMKIKSGDDDLFVNQASNRKNTALQYHPESFTISTPKTSFGAWITQKRRHITTASHYRFIEKFFLSLFYVSQLLFFMVGIAVLATMYQWELVLAVIGARYFAAWLAIGFSARKLREKDVAYFYPIFEMVLVCVQLSIFISNLISKPTKWK comes from the coding sequence TTGGAACAATTTTATCCCGCACTATTTTATACTTTAATAGGAGTCACGTTTGTAAACGTGGCTTTTTATGTTTTCTACTGGTTGTTCGCTTTCGCGAAAGCGTTTCAAAAACCAAATAAATCATTACCACCAGTTTCTGTTATTATTTGCGCAAAAAACGAGTCGCAAAATTTACAAAAGAATGTCTCGTTCATTCTTGAACAAGATTATCCAGAATTTGAAATTATACTCATAAACGACGCCTCAAGTGACGATACAGAAGAGGTAATGGAGGCCTATGCTCTTGCGCATAAAAATGTACATCAAGTTAATGTGGTCAATAATGAAGCCTTCTGGGGTAATAAAAAATATGCGCTCACTCTAGGTATAAAAAGAGCTACACACGCACATATGGTTTTTACAGATGCAGACTGTGTGCCTGCCTCTCCACAGTGGCTTAGACATATGGCAGGCTCTTTTGTAGCTAAAAAAGAGATCGTACTAGGGTATGGAGCTTATGAAAAGATAAAGGGTTCATTTATCAATAAGCTTATACGTTTTGAAACTCTAATGACTGCCATACAGTATTTTACTTATGCAAAAGCCGGTAGACCTTATATGGGTGTAGGGCGCAATCTTGCGTATACTGCAGCTATATTTTATGAGCAAAAAGGGTTTATAAGCCATATGAAGATTAAAAGTGGAGATGACGATCTGTTTGTAAATCAAGCAAGTAATAGAAAGAATACAGCGCTACAATATCACCCAGAGTCTTTTACAATAAGTACACCTAAAACCTCTTTTGGTGCCTGGATTACTCAAAAGCGTAGACACATAACTACGGCTAGTCATTACAGGTTTATAGAGAAATTTTTCTTGAGTCTTTTTTACGTGAGCCAGTTGTTATTTTTTATGGTAGGTATAGCAGTACTTGCTACAATGTATCAGTGGGAGTTAGTTCTTGCAGTTATAGGAGCACGTTACTTTGCGGCCTGGCTTGCCATAGGTTTTAGTGCTAGAAAACTACGAGAGAAAGACGTGGCTTATTTTTATCCTATATTTGAGATGGTACTTGTATGCGTGCAATTAAGTATCTTTATAAGCAACCTTATCTCAAAGCCCACTAAGTGGAAGTAA
- a CDS encoding RNA polymerase sigma factor, producing MKTFVEKHIVDLLKTGDERAIGLLYDHYAPALYGVAIKVTHDEELAQDVLQESFVKIWKNAHKYDADKARLFTWLFRVVQNTAIDKVRSRKRKMNKEVQTDDSNVYHLQSTSLAIEHMDLQEHTDGLEDKYRVVIDALFFQGMTQQEASDELNIPLGTVKSRLKIGLRELRKLFGVLFLMISVL from the coding sequence TTGAAGACATTTGTTGAGAAGCATATTGTAGATCTTCTTAAAACTGGAGATGAGCGTGCCATAGGGTTATTATATGACCATTATGCGCCTGCGCTCTATGGTGTGGCTATAAAAGTGACACACGATGAGGAGCTTGCACAAGATGTACTTCAAGAATCTTTTGTAAAAATCTGGAAAAATGCACATAAGTATGATGCAGATAAAGCGCGTCTATTCACGTGGCTTTTTAGGGTAGTTCAAAACACGGCTATAGACAAAGTGCGTAGTCGTAAAAGAAAAATGAATAAAGAAGTCCAAACAGATGATTCTAACGTATATCATTTACAGTCTACATCACTGGCTATAGAACATATGGATTTGCAAGAGCATACAGATGGGCTAGAAGATAAGTATCGAGTGGTGATAGATGCGCTGTTTTTTCAGGGTATGACCCAGCAAGAAGCAAGTGATGAGTTAAACATCCCGCTGGGGACCGTAAAGTCAAGATTAAAAATAGGCTTGAGGGAACTGCGTAAATTATTTGGAGTTTTATTTTTGATGATAAGTGTGTTATGA
- a CDS encoding DUF1573 domain-containing protein yields the protein MKKVLFLFVAMLLVVSVQAQEKRAEITFDSEVVDYGEVDYGADGVRKFTFTNTGNDVLIVARVYSTCGCTIPKKPENPIQPGEKGEIEVKYDTKRPGPIRKTITVYSNASEVPQSLKIKGTVKSEAGE from the coding sequence ATGAAAAAGGTACTATTTTTATTTGTCGCTATGCTTCTAGTAGTAAGCGTTCAAGCACAAGAGAAAAGAGCTGAAATCACTTTTGATTCAGAAGTTGTAGATTACGGTGAGGTAGATTATGGTGCAGATGGTGTACGTAAGTTTACATTTACAAATACAGGAAATGATGTACTTATCGTAGCGAGAGTATACTCTACTTGCGGTTGTACAATACCTAAAAAACCAGAAAACCCTATCCAGCCAGGAGAAAAAGGTGAGATAGAAGTAAAGTATGATACTAAGCGCCCTGGGCCTATTAGAAAAACGATAACAGTTTACTCTAATGCATCTGAGGTTCCACAAAGTCTTAAGATTAAAGGAACAGTAAAGTCAGAGGCTGGAGAGTAA
- a CDS encoding RNA polymerase sigma factor: MEVTPEKIQLEIKRAKAGEQSAFNFLLNSFWSEVYGFQLKRTRNAYDAEDITIQTFSKAFSKIDTFKEEYKFATWLIAISKNIQIDILRKKESSIRSRISDSDQERVYKVADLNPSPEDVLIKEQNLAQLLSFVKMLKPHYQEMINLRYFQEMSYKEMAEHLDEPMSNVKVKLLRARRLLADIIKKADH, translated from the coding sequence GTGGAAGTAACTCCAGAAAAAATTCAACTTGAAATTAAAAGAGCAAAAGCTGGAGAGCAAAGTGCTTTTAACTTCTTGCTCAACTCCTTCTGGAGTGAAGTGTATGGCTTCCAGCTCAAGCGTACAAGAAATGCGTATGATGCAGAGGATATTACCATACAGACATTTTCAAAAGCGTTTTCAAAAATAGATACTTTTAAGGAGGAATATAAATTTGCTACTTGGCTTATTGCTATTTCTAAAAATATTCAAATTGATATCCTTAGAAAGAAAGAGTCCTCTATACGCTCTAGAATTTCTGATAGTGACCAAGAACGGGTTTACAAAGTTGCAGACCTTAATCCCTCGCCAGAAGATGTGCTCATTAAAGAACAAAACCTAGCACAACTTTTAAGTTTTGTGAAGATGCTCAAGCCTCATTATCAAGAGATGATTAATTTACGGTATTTTCAAGAGATGAGTTATAAAGAAATGGCAGAGCATCTAGACGAACCTATGAGTAATGTAAAAGTGAAGCTACTACGTGCAAGGAGGTTGCTAGCAGATATAATTAAAAAGGCAGATCATTGA